CTCCAAGCTCTCCTAAAGCTCTTGAAAATGCTATCATTATTGATGCTATAACCATATTGAATGACTCTCTAAATACTGTAGCCATAACCTGGCTCTTTCTAGCTCCTAGAGATAGTGCAAGTTCTCCATACTGTTCATATACGTTTCTTAGAGCTCCAAACGATGTAGCTATGATTAGCGGTGTTACAAGAATTGACTGTCCAATTATTATTGCATAAGGTGTATATAGAAGGTTTAGAAAGCCTAGAGGACCACTTCTACTGAGTAATAGATAGAGGAGAAGTCCTATTAGAACTGTTGGAATACCTGAGAGAGATTCCATGATAGGGATTAAGATTCTTAGCCTTGGCCTTACAACAGCTGTATACGCTAGGGGTAGACTCCAGAGAGATGATAATATTGTTGCTGTTCCTGATACCAATATAGATCTTATAGCTATATCTACTATCTCATCCACATAGCTCACCAAGGATCTATAGCTAGTCACTATAGCTAACACAAGAATCTTATAGCTATATGATCGATCTATGTATATTATTGCTCCCGTGCTAGTTGGCTCCATATATCTAGAAGCTGTTGCTCTCTCCCAGCTACTGAGCTAAATAGTGGTACACCATATCTCTCTATATCATAGCTAGAGATGAACTTCTGCCCCTCCTCACCAGCAATAAACTCTATAAATTTCTCTGCATATTCAAGCTCACGTCCACTACATCTAGAGGAGAGATAAGCACTATAGATATTTATTAGCTGTGTATCGTTGTGGAAGAGAATCTCTAGATTTTGTATAGATCCATTATATCTAAGTACTAGAAATGTTGATATATCGCTAAGTGTATAGCCATCCATTTCACTAGCTTGTATAAGGGCTTGAACCATCCCACATCCACACTCCTTATACCATCTCCTACCAAATGGATTAAGTCCTGCCATCCTCCACAGCTGAATCTCCTTGGCATTAGTACCAGAATTATCCCCTCTACTAATAAATACTGTTAACCCCCTTTCAGTAGCATTATATATCCTTCTAAAAGCATCTATAGCATCACTAGCCCTAGAAACATTTGCAGGGTCACCCCGAGGACCAATAACTATGAAGTAGTTGTATGCAAATATTGTGTGTCTATATAGAGCTCCATTATCAAGATATTTAATTTCTAGAGAGGGTGCATGGACAAGAGCTATACATGTATCTCCCCTAGAAGCTCTCTCCAGAGCTTCTCCACTACCAATAGGTAGAAAAACTATATCTACATCAGGATAATACCTCTTAAAATTCATGGCTAGATACTCTAGTAAACCTGTTTGGTAGAGAGATGTTGTTGTTGATACAAATATCTTTATCCTACTAGATCTAGATATATGATATATTGCAAGACCTGTTAGAGCTAGAGCAATGATAGCTATAGTAATAAGCAGATAGACTCTATTTAATCTATCCATATACAAAACCTGTTTATATTGTTGTAATAGGTGCTATTTCTAGATAGCCATAGCTATTACAGTAAATAGTTATACCCCTAATACTACTACTAATCTTTATAACCTTTAGAAGCTCCATAGGCTTCCAACAACCTGTATTTATAATCTTTCTGCTATAGTCTATATAGCCTATATGTGAATGTCCATAGACAAGCCAAACATTTCTACCAAGAGAATACAGCTTCCTTAGAAGTTCACCAGTTGGAAGTCTTCCAAATAGTTTGATCCCCATAATATCTAGGAGAAATGCTATTACACCAGATCTAAATGCATAATCTCCATGGGTAACAACAATATAATCATTACATCTATCTATCTTGAATACAGCTATATCTGGTATAACCACTATATCTATATCTCTATATTTAAAGAATAGAGGTTTTGTAAATAGTGCTCTAAAGTCATGAAAACTTCTACTCGGTATAAATACGAGTCTAGTGTTGTGAAGATCCATAGCATTAATAGCTCTCTTTAAAGCCTCTACAATGGTTCTAGTACTAGAAATCTCTATAGGTTCATCAAATAGGTCACCTGCAACTATAACAACATCAATATTCTTCTCCCTAACAATTCTACCAATATTATTAACGCCCTTAGATTTCCAGAGATGAACATCAGATACAATCATAATCTTCCTAAGATTCCTAAAGCTATATCCAAATACCCTAGGTCTCCAGTACCCAGTTATCCAAGGCATATTCCAAGATATATATAGGGTTATGACCATTAATAGTGCTGTGACTAGGAGTAGTATGGCTATAGTATCAATAAAGTTCATATATAATCCAAATCTCTAGAACTTGGACAACCCTTAAAAACTCTCTCTATATAATAGATCTCTATTCTCTAAAATCTTATTGATATTCACTATAGTTGCATTAGCAGTATAGGGGATAAAAGATATGGAAAAATATTTCTTCCTCATCCATATACCTATAGTTAATAGGGTTAAGAGAGTTGAGGAGATTTTGGTATTAGCTATATATTTCGTCATAACAATATTTATATCCCTTACACTATAGATCTGTTCTGTAGAATGATCTGGGGATATAGATGAGAATAAGCATCTCAACTATTATTGCATCTACATTCTTTATTCTACTAGCCCTTACCATATTAGCTATACTTCATGGTTTTAACATAGGGGTTGTAGTGGGTATAGATCTATCTATATTTTCAGCGATATTCCTAGTATATGGATCTGTTGTTAAGAGGGAGAGGATATTCTATATGTTTTGGGGATTTCTAACACTGGTTCTAGCTATATCTATAATCATCGCATCAATCTATGAATTTATATATGGATTGATAGTATTTCTTATTGGTATAGGACTACTAATACTCTTTATCGGTATGCATAAAAGTTAATAACTTTGTATAGACAAATCTAGTTGTATATGGTGACAATATTTGGCTAGAGAGAAAACAGTTTTGGAGAAGCTCCTTGAGCTTCTACCAGGTTTCCATGGATATAAAGCAAAGGAGTATCTGAGGGAGGATGATCAGCTTATTAGGGAGTATGTATATAGGATTATGGTTGATAGTGTTAGAAATATAGAGAATGCTATTGCGAGAGTAGCTACATATGATTTTAGCGGTGCTGATATTCTAAATGAGTTTTTGAGGGATCTGAGATTCGTTATGGATAAGATTAGATGGGCTGAACATGGCTATTCTCCTCACTATGATATTGTCAAGATAAGAGAGGATGATCTTGAGAAGATAAGGAAGATAGATGAACAACTGGTTTCTATTGCCATGGATATAAAGGGTAAGAGTAGTGAGCTTCTTAATGAGGCAGAGCTTGGAAATCCTATAAGACCTAAGATAGGGGAGCTAAAAGCACTTATATCTAGGGTTAGAGATATTATCTTTGAGAGAGAGAAGCTACTTAGAGAGTGGGGTGCTAGATAATGGTTCTAAACAAAATAGGTAAGGGTATAGGTACAATAGGTAGGAAGGCAACAGGATTTGAACCTATTGTCATTGAGTGGAAGGATGCATCTCCTCAGGACATAGTTTGGAGATTTCCTAATGAGGTTATTCCATGGGGATCTACGGTAATTGTTAAGGAGTGGGAGAGAGTTGTCTTCTATAGAGATGGAAAGGTATATGGTGTTCTCGATCCAGGTAGACATGTTCTAGATACACAAAATGTACCTTTTCTAAAAGGACTTGTAGAGGGTCTCTATGGAGAAAACATATTTAAGGCAATAGTCATTTTTGTCAATGTCAATAGGCTCCAGGGTAGATTCGGTGGTCAGAGTCAAACTGTTGAGCTTATCCCCATAAAATTCCATGGCAGTTACTACTATAGGGTTGTAGATCCTGCTCTATTTGTGAATAAGGTTGTTGGACCTGACAACAGGTTTACCACGGAGGAACTTGATTCATATATAAGGGGATACTTTATGTCTAGACTCATAGCATTTCTTGCACAGACAAGTATAAGAGATGTTTATCAGAGGATTGAGGAAGCTGGGAAGAGAGCTCTATTTGTTTTGAGAAAACCTTTTGAGGAGATAGGTCTTATGCTTGAAGATGTTGTTTTCGAGGGTCTAGAGGTACCACCTGAATATAGAGAGAGAATGTTCTGGTTATTACAAGGGACATCAGCTGCATATCTAGTTCAGCAAGAAACTGCAAGAAAGTTTGCTGAAGCTATAGAGAAGACCCAGGCTGGGGGAGCAGCTATAGGTGCAGGTCTTGTTGCTATCCCCTATGCACTTCAGCCACCTCCACCAACAGCACAACAACCAGTACAACAACAGCCAGGGGTTGCTGGAGGTGTTGTTGGAGCTGTAACAGGCTATGTAGCTAGATGCCCATATTGTGGAGGTAGCCCCATTCCACAGGGAGCAAAATTCTGTCCATTCTGTGGCCACCAGATAAAGTGGTGTAGAAATGGACATATAGTTCCAGTAGAAGCTAGATTCTGCCCAGTTTGTGGTGTAGCTATTGAGCAGTAATGGTTTTAGATGTAGCAACTGTGGAGCACCCCTAGAGATTTCTCCTGAGACAATAGTTGCAATATGTTCATACTGTGGATATCCAAATTGGATTAGAGGAGATCTAAAGAGTGATATATACATAGTTAAAAGTGTTGATGAAGATGAAGCTATAAAGGTTGCAAAGAGATACATAGGATTATCATCTATAGATAGACCTCTAGTATTATTCATACCATTCTATATCGCTGAAGCTAGTGCTGATGCAGACTATGAAGCATTGACAAGGGTTACTGTCCAGAGATGTACAACAGATAGCAAGGGAAGAACACACTGTACATCGAGAAGTATTAGGATTCATGTAGATGGAGTTCTTAATGGATATTACAATAGATATCCTATTGTCGCTAGAAAGGGGGTTAGGGGTAAGACTATAGAGACACTATCTAAATACATATTATCATCGGGTATTAAAACTGTGAAACTTAGTGAAGCGAATATTGATAGAAGCAAGTCTAGATCTATACTAATGATAGATCTCTCACATGATGATACAAGAGATCTTGTGTTAGATAAACATCTGGATTCACTACGTAAAACAGTTGAAGATAGGATAAAGAGTGAAGCTAGAGCTAGAGCATTAATCCACGGTACACCAATATCTGTGAATATACTGTGGAAGAGGATAACTCCTAGAAATATAAAGATAGATATATCGCCACCTATACTAGTTCCACTATATATCTTTACCGATGTTGGAAATAGATATAAAGCTGTTTTGACGGGGTGGGATCTAAAGCCATTGATTATAGAGAAACCTGTTAGCCTTATATATAGAGCTCTATGGCTATCTCTAGGTGTTTTAACAGCTGGGGGTATAGGAGGTTTAGTGGGGCTTATAATACCCTTTGCAACAACTCCTATACCGCTAGCAATAGCAATATTGTTAAT
Above is a genomic segment from Ignisphaera aggregans DSM 17230 containing:
- a CDS encoding binding-protein-dependent transport systems inner membrane component (COGs: COG4662 ABC-type tungstate transport system periplasmic component~InterPro IPR000515~KEGG: hbu:Hbut_0334 ABC-type tungstate transport system, periplasmic component, TupA~PFAM: binding-protein-dependent transport systems inner membrane component~SPTR: A2BJP5 ABC-type tungstate transport system, periplasmic component, TupA~PFAM: Binding-protein-dependent transport system inner membrane component); protein product: MEPTSTGAIIYIDRSYSYKILVLAIVTSYRSLVSYVDEIVDIAIRSILVSGTATILSSLWSLPLAYTAVVRPRLRILIPIMESLSGIPTVLIGLLLYLLLSRSGPLGFLNLLYTPYAIIIGQSILVTPLIIATSFGALRNVYEQYGELALSLGARKSQVMATVFRESFNMVIASIMIAFSRALGELGVALLVGGNIRWETRVFSTAIALYVEMGNFDYALKLGAILLAIEILLIVTIRLLRGMER
- a CDS encoding ABC-type tungstate transport system, permease component, TupB (COGs: COG2998 ABC-type tungstate transport system permease component~KEGG: hbu:Hbut_0335 ABC-type tungstate transport system, permease component, TupB~SPTR: A2BJP6 ABC-type tungstate transport system, permease component, TupB), which translates into the protein MDRLNRVYLLITIAIIALALTGLAIYHISRSSRIKIFVSTTTSLYQTGLLEYLAMNFKRYYPDVDIVFLPIGSGEALERASRGDTCIALVHAPSLEIKYLDNGALYRHTIFAYNYFIVIGPRGDPANVSRASDAIDAFRRIYNATERGLTVFISRGDNSGTNAKEIQLWRMAGLNPFGRRWYKECGCGMVQALIQASEMDGYTLSDISTFLVLRYNGSIQNLEILFHNDTQLINIYSAYLSSRCSGRELEYAEKFIEFIAGEEGQKFISSYDIERYGVPLFSSVAGREQQLLDIWSQLAREQ
- a CDS encoding hypothetical protein (KEGG: cma:Cmaq_1569 hypothetical protein~SPTR: A8M9H3 Putative uncharacterized protein~PFAM: Calcineurin-like phosphoesterase) — its product is MIVSDVHLWKSKGVNNIGRIVREKNIDVVIVAGDLFDEPIEISSTRTIVEALKRAINAMDLHNTRLVFIPSRSFHDFRALFTKPLFFKYRDIDIVVIPDIAVFKIDRCNDYIVVTHGDYAFRSGVIAFLLDIMGIKLFGRLPTGELLRKLYSLGRNVWLVYGHSHIGYIDYSRKIINTGCWKPMELLKVIKISSSIRGITIYCNSYGYLEIAPITTI
- a CDS encoding conserved hypothetical protein (KEGG: tko:TK0023 hypothetical protein~SPTR: Q5JED7 Putative uncharacterized protein); the encoded protein is MAREKTVLEKLLELLPGFHGYKAKEYLREDDQLIREYVYRIMVDSVRNIENAIARVATYDFSGADILNEFLRDLRFVMDKIRWAEHGYSPHYDIVKIREDDLEKIRKIDEQLVSIAMDIKGKSSELLNEAELGNPIRPKIGELKALISRVRDIIFEREKLLREWGAR
- a CDS encoding conserved hypothetical protein (COGs: COG4260 Putative virion core protein (lumpy skin disease virus)~KEGG: ton:TON_0625 hypothetical protein~SPTR: B7R017 Putative uncharacterized protein~PFAM: SPFH domain / Band 7 family) yields the protein MVLNKIGKGIGTIGRKATGFEPIVIEWKDASPQDIVWRFPNEVIPWGSTVIVKEWERVVFYRDGKVYGVLDPGRHVLDTQNVPFLKGLVEGLYGENIFKAIVIFVNVNRLQGRFGGQSQTVELIPIKFHGSYYYRVVDPALFVNKVVGPDNRFTTEELDSYIRGYFMSRLIAFLAQTSIRDVYQRIEEAGKRALFVLRKPFEEIGLMLEDVVFEGLEVPPEYRERMFWLLQGTSAAYLVQQETARKFAEAIEKTQAGGAAIGAGLVAIPYALQPPPPTAQQPVQQQPGVAGGVVGAVTGYVARCPYCGGSPIPQGAKFCPFCGHQIKWCRNGHIVPVEARFCPVCGVAIEQ
- a CDS encoding conserved hypothetical protein (KEGG: ton:TON_0622 hypothetical membrane protein, conserved~SPTR: B6YUS3 Hypothetical membrane protein, conserved), translated to MSSNGFRCSNCGAPLEISPETIVAICSYCGYPNWIRGDLKSDIYIVKSVDEDEAIKVAKRYIGLSSIDRPLVLFIPFYIAEASADADYEALTRVTVQRCTTDSKGRTHCTSRSIRIHVDGVLNGYYNRYPIVARKGVRGKTIETLSKYILSSGIKTVKLSEANIDRSKSRSILMIDLSHDDTRDLVLDKHLDSLRKTVEDRIKSEARARALIHGTPISVNILWKRITPRNIKIDISPPILVPLYIFTDVGNRYKAVLTGWDLKPLIIEKPVSLIYRALWLSLGVLTAGGIGGLVGLIIPFATTPIPLAIAILLIVFGGIVSWYSAKKALRPVRVVVKV